In the genome of Amaranthus tricolor cultivar Red isolate AtriRed21 chromosome 15, ASM2621246v1, whole genome shotgun sequence, one region contains:
- the LOC130801933 gene encoding xyloglucan endotransglucosylase/hydrolase protein 22-like, with translation MESKSVILILFASLIATASAGNFYKDFDITWGDGRGKILNNGNLLTLSLDKTSGSGFQSKNEYIFGKIDMQLKLVPGNSAGTVTAYYLSSQGPNHDEIDFEFLGNVSGQPYTLHTNVFSQGKGGREQQFKLWFDPTANFHTYSILWNPQRIIFSVDGTPIREFKNSESIGVAFPKNQPMRIYSSLWNADDWATQGGRVKTDWSKAPFTAAYRNFNANACVWSKGRSSCKSSSAASKTNNANWFTQEMDSTSQARMKWVQKNYMIYNYCADTQRFPQGLPKECRAA, from the exons ATGGAAAGTAAATCAGTAATCTTAATTCTTTTTGCTTCTTTAATCGCTACTGCTTCTGCTGGAAACTTCTACAAAGATTTTGACATAACATGGGGTGATGGCCGTGGCAAAATTCTGAATAATGGAAACTTGCTTACTCTGTCCCTTGATAAGACTTCTGGGTCCGGCTTCCAATCTAAGAATGAATATATTTTTGGTAAGATTGACATGCAGCTTAAGCTTGTACCTGGCAATTCCGCTGGAACTGTTACCGCTTATTAT TTGTCATCACAAGGCCCAAATCATGATGAGATAGACTTTGAGTTCTTGGGGAACGTAAGTGGACAGCCTTACACTCTGCACACCAATGTATTTAGCCAAGGTAAAGGTGGCCGGGAACAACAATTCAAACTATGGTTCGACCCAACTGCCAATTTCCACACATACTCCATCCTTTGGAATCCCCAAAGAATCAT ATTTTCGGTAGACGGAACTCCAATCAGAGAATTCAAGAATTCAGAATCAATTGGTGTAGCCTTCCCAAAGAATCAACCAATGAGAATATACTCAAGCCTTTGGAATGCCGATGATTGGGCAACCCAAGGTGGGAGAGTGAAAACAGACTGGTCTAAAGCCCCATTTACAGCAGCATACAGAAACTTCAATGCAAATGCCTGTGTTTGGTCTAAAGGAAGATCGTCTTGCAAATCCAGCTCTGCAGCTTCAAAAACTAATAATGCGAATTGGTTTACACAAGAAATGGATAGTACAAGCCAAGCTAGAATGAAATGGGTTCAAAAGAATTATATGATCTATAATTATTGTGCTGATACTCAAAGGTTTCCTCAAGGTCTTCCTAAAGAATGCAGAGCAGCTTAA